A part of Aurantimicrobium sp. MWH-Uga1 genomic DNA contains:
- a CDS encoding TipAS antibiotic-recognition domain-containing protein codes for MSNQFGMYSEQYSNDFSKEQNEQFTAAFDAITQQFVEGLNAGLPADAASIQDAVRQHYEFCSQFWKPTREAYKSLALSYIMPSPYRDTYEGIAEGLGKYHYDAIVIWADNNL; via the coding sequence ATGTCGAACCAGTTCGGAATGTATTCCGAGCAGTACTCCAATGACTTCTCGAAAGAACAAAACGAGCAGTTCACTGCTGCTTTTGATGCAATTACGCAGCAATTTGTTGAAGGCCTCAATGCTGGCCTGCCAGCTGACGCGGCATCCATTCAGGATGCTGTGCGTCAGCACTACGAGTTTTGCTCTCAGTTTTGGAAACCCACTCGAGAGGCTTACAAGAGTCTCGCATTGAGTTACATCATGCCCTCGCCCTATCGGGACACCTACGAAGGGATAGCCGAAGGTTTAGGAAAATACCACTACGACGCGATCGTCATCTGGGCAGATAACAACCTTTAG
- a CDS encoding hemolysin III family protein: protein MSLPLIEDAESHPHVEVKPSWRGWIHTGTFPLAIAAGVVLIVLADGPAAKWSSAVFMTTSLLLFGISALYHRINWKPKTKVMLKRFDHANIFLLIAGTYTPLAVLALPPSKGVLLLVLVWSGALLGIFFRVFWVHAPRWLYVALYILLGWAAMMYVVDLFQANVAMMVLVIVGGLAYTAGAVIYGMKKPNPIPGVFGFHEIFHTLTVIAFMCHWTAILLIAMHPAYNA, encoded by the coding sequence ATGAGCTTGCCACTAATCGAGGATGCAGAGTCTCACCCCCACGTTGAGGTGAAGCCTTCCTGGCGTGGATGGATTCACACCGGAACTTTCCCTCTGGCAATCGCCGCAGGAGTTGTACTTATTGTTCTGGCCGATGGCCCAGCAGCTAAGTGGAGTTCTGCCGTCTTCATGACCACCTCACTGCTGCTTTTTGGCATCTCAGCCCTGTATCACCGCATCAATTGGAAACCAAAGACCAAGGTGATGCTCAAGCGCTTTGATCACGCCAACATTTTCTTACTCATCGCTGGTACGTACACGCCTTTAGCGGTGCTGGCTCTCCCGCCGAGTAAGGGCGTTCTCCTGTTGGTGCTGGTGTGGAGTGGTGCCCTCTTGGGCATTTTCTTCCGGGTGTTTTGGGTGCACGCCCCGCGTTGGCTCTATGTTGCTTTATACATTCTGCTCGGCTGGGCAGCGATGATGTACGTGGTTGATCTCTTCCAGGCAAACGTGGCCATGATGGTGCTGGTCATCGTAGGTGGTTTGGCCTACACCGCCGGCGCCGTGATTTATGGAATGAAGAAACCAAACCCCATTCCAGGGGTGTTTGGCTTCCACGAAATCTTCCACACCCTCACCGTTATCGCGTTTATGTGCCACTGGACGGCAATTTTGCTCATTGCCATGCACCCTGCCTATAACGCCTAA
- a CDS encoding isoprenyl transferase: MSRANKTGPLYGLYQKRLRRGLNKDNLPHHIGMIVDGNRRWARERFLENPSHGHRAGAQKVPEFLVWCDDLGIGMVTLYLLSTDNLTGRDKSELTELYNIIAELAEGLSHFRNWKINHVGKDDVLPPELLATLLDAEERTKNNTGLHVNLAIGYGGRAEIADAVRSIISEHQAHGGNLDDLAEKLTPELISDHLYTGGLPDPDLVIRTSGEQRLSDFMLWQSAHSEFYFVEALYPDLREVDFLRAMRDYSRRERRFGG; the protein is encoded by the coding sequence ATGTCGCGCGCGAATAAGACAGGTCCGCTCTATGGCCTGTATCAAAAACGCCTGCGTCGGGGGCTCAACAAGGACAATCTTCCACACCACATTGGAATGATTGTTGATGGCAACCGTCGCTGGGCGAGAGAGCGCTTTTTGGAGAACCCTTCTCATGGCCACCGCGCAGGTGCCCAGAAGGTTCCTGAGTTTCTAGTTTGGTGTGATGATCTGGGCATCGGCATGGTCACGCTCTATTTGCTCTCCACTGACAACCTCACTGGCCGAGATAAGTCTGAACTCACCGAGCTGTACAACATCATTGCGGAGCTTGCTGAAGGCTTGTCTCACTTCCGTAACTGGAAAATCAACCACGTAGGCAAAGACGATGTTCTTCCCCCAGAGTTGTTAGCAACATTGCTAGATGCTGAGGAGCGAACCAAAAACAACACTGGTCTTCACGTCAACCTAGCAATTGGCTATGGCGGCCGTGCCGAGATTGCCGATGCTGTGAGAAGCATCATTTCAGAACACCAAGCACACGGTGGCAATCTCGATGACTTAGCCGAAAAGCTCACTCCTGAACTCATCAGCGACCACCTCTACACAGGCGGACTTCCTGACCCAGACCTCGTCATTAGAACATCTGGTGAGCAGCGCTTGTCAGATTTTATGCTGTGGCAAAGCGCTCACTCCGAGTTCTATTTCGTAGAAGCTCTTTACCCGGATTTACGTGAAGTCGACTTCCTACGTGCCATGCGTGACTACTCACGCAGAGAGCGTCGTTTCGGTGGATAA
- a CDS encoding PhoH family protein, giving the protein MSPQSSGAKTGQSGQRQKSTSSSTTERVYVIDTSVLLSDPQALFRFAEHAVVIPVVVISELEKKRHDPEIGYFARQALRILDDLRIKHERLDFPIPIGEGGSLRVELNHSNQAVLPSGLQLGDNDSRILAVAMNLANDGLNVTVVSKDLPMRVKASSIGMNAEEYRAELAVDSGWMGHEEIDLSADDMAILYEDEVLRTSAVKDTPINTGLIIHSDRGSALGRVVHQGEIALVRGDRDIFGLHGRSAEQRLAIDMLLDPSMGIISLGGSAGTGKSALALCAGLEAVLERQQHKKIIVFRPLYAVGGQELGYLPGDKEEKMNPWGQAIFDTLGALVSDNVMNEVVDRGILEVLPLTHIRGRSLHDAFVIVDEAQSLERNVLLTVLSRIGQNSRVVLTHDVAQRDNLRVGRHDGIASVIESLKGQPLFGHITLTRSERSAIAALVTDLLERQEVL; this is encoded by the coding sequence ATGAGCCCACAAAGTAGTGGCGCTAAGACTGGTCAATCCGGTCAGCGCCAGAAGTCCACTTCCTCATCCACAACCGAGCGTGTCTATGTCATAGATACCTCGGTTTTGTTGTCTGACCCCCAGGCACTGTTTCGCTTTGCCGAACATGCCGTGGTCATCCCGGTGGTGGTGATCAGTGAGCTGGAAAAGAAGCGCCATGATCCCGAGATAGGTTACTTTGCTCGGCAAGCTCTGCGCATTCTCGATGATCTGCGCATCAAGCATGAACGTTTAGATTTCCCCATCCCCATCGGGGAGGGTGGTTCGCTCCGAGTTGAACTCAACCACTCCAACCAAGCAGTGCTTCCATCAGGACTGCAACTAGGTGATAACGACAGCCGCATCCTTGCTGTGGCAATGAACCTTGCTAATGACGGTCTCAACGTCACCGTGGTTTCCAAAGACCTCCCCATGCGCGTCAAGGCTTCTTCTATCGGCATGAACGCCGAGGAATACCGTGCCGAGCTGGCTGTAGACAGCGGTTGGATGGGGCACGAAGAGATTGACCTCAGCGCGGATGACATGGCCATCTTGTATGAAGATGAGGTGTTGCGCACCAGCGCTGTTAAGGACACCCCCATCAACACTGGGCTCATTATTCACTCAGACCGTGGCTCAGCTCTGGGCCGTGTGGTACATCAGGGTGAGATTGCTTTGGTGCGCGGAGATCGGGACATCTTTGGCCTCCACGGTCGCTCGGCAGAGCAACGCCTGGCCATTGACATGCTGCTCGACCCCAGTATGGGGATCATCTCTTTGGGCGGTTCTGCCGGTACCGGAAAGTCGGCACTGGCATTGTGCGCAGGTCTAGAGGCAGTGCTGGAGCGTCAGCAACACAAGAAGATCATCGTCTTCCGTCCGCTCTACGCAGTTGGTGGCCAAGAGTTGGGCTACCTCCCTGGGGATAAAGAAGAGAAGATGAACCCCTGGGGTCAGGCCATCTTTGACACCTTGGGAGCTCTGGTCTCTGACAACGTCATGAATGAGGTTGTCGACCGCGGAATCCTGGAGGTTCTTCCGCTGACACACATTCGCGGCCGCTCACTTCACGATGCATTCGTCATCGTGGACGAGGCGCAGTCCCTCGAGCGTAACGTTCTGCTCACGGTGCTCAGCCGTATTGGCCAAAACTCTCGAGTTGTTCTCACTCATGACGTTGCTCAGCGAGACAACCTGCGAGTGGGTCGCCACGATGGCATTGCCAGCGTGATTGAAAGTCTGAAGGGACAGCCACTCTTCGGCCACATCACTCTGACCCGTTCTGAGCGCTCCGCAATTGCGGCGCTCGTCACCGACCTCCTGGAGCGCCAGGAAGTCCTCTAG
- a CDS encoding prepilin peptidase, producing the protein MTLWHIIPLAYLAVVTIPLVRIDWRTHRLPNAWVMPGYAAIAIAWIGVWISTGEYPLIPAISAAGYFGFLLIFSYGGGMGMGDVKLAGVLGGAAGLIGAPTAILSPVFAFIFGGLASLVVLVITLRRRKDLPFSQAWAVTKETRIPFGPFMLLGFWVALALTVLFAS; encoded by the coding sequence ATGACGTTGTGGCACATCATTCCGCTGGCCTATCTCGCGGTCGTGACGATTCCACTGGTGCGCATTGACTGGCGCACTCATCGACTTCCCAATGCCTGGGTGATGCCCGGTTATGCCGCTATCGCTATTGCCTGGATCGGCGTCTGGATCAGCACGGGGGAGTATCCACTCATACCTGCCATCTCAGCAGCAGGCTATTTCGGATTCCTTCTCATCTTTAGCTACGGCGGGGGAATGGGTATGGGGGATGTGAAGCTTGCCGGGGTTCTCGGTGGCGCTGCCGGGCTGATTGGTGCACCCACGGCCATTCTTTCTCCCGTTTTTGCATTTATCTTCGGAGGCCTTGCCTCACTCGTGGTGTTAGTCATCACTTTGCGCAGGAGAAAAGATCTTCCCTTCTCTCAAGCTTGGGCGGTGACGAAAGAGACCCGTATTCCTTTTGGACCCTTCATGCTGCTGGGGTTCTGGGTTGCCCTGGCGCTTACCGTGCTATTCGCAAGCTGA